A stretch of Henckelia pumila isolate YLH828 chromosome 4, ASM3356847v2, whole genome shotgun sequence DNA encodes these proteins:
- the LOC140865727 gene encoding large ribosomal subunit protein uL6c, translating to MTSPMGASVPSSSLRCPFLGEANRIRVSGISVSRVVVVRKTVECKESRIGKQPIAVPSNVNLTMEGQDLKVKGPLGELALTYPREVRLDKEESGFLRVRKTVETRRANQMHGLFRTLTDNMVVGVSKGFEKRLQLVGTGYRATVEGKDIVLNLGFSHPVRMEIPDGIQVKVEENTRIAVSGYDKSAIGQFSASIRKWRPPEPYKGKGVKYADEIVRRKEGKAGKKK from the exons ATGACATCTCCGATGGGCGCTTCTGTGCCGTCCAG TTCCCTAAGGTGCCCTTTTCTTGGGGAGGCGAATAGAATCCGTGTTTCTGGGATTTCTGTATCTCGAGTTGTGGTTGTTAGAAAGACCGTGGAATGCAAGGAGTCGAGAATTGGAAAGCAGCCGATTGCAGTGCCTTCTAATGTGAACCTCACGATGGAAGGGCAAGATTTGAAAGTGAAGGGCCCTTTGGGGGAACTTGCTTTAACTTATCCCCGAGAAGTAAGGCTTGACAAGGAAGAGTCTGGATTTCTGAGGGTGAGAAAGACTGTGGAGACAAGAAGAGCCAATCAGATGCACGGTTTATTCAG GACCCTAACTGATAACATGGTGGTCGGTGTTTCTAAAGGATTCGAGAAAAGACTTCAATTGGTAGGCACCGGATATCGAGCTACAGTTGAAGGGAAAGACATTGTTCTCAATCTTGGTTTTTCTCATCCAGTAAGAATGGAAATCCCTGATGGCATCCAGGTGAAGGTGGAAGAAAACACTAGAATAGCCGTTAGCGGATATGACAAGTCGGCCATTGGCCAATTCTCCGCTTCAATTAGGAAATGGAGACCTCCAGAGCCATACAAGGGTAAAGGTGTGAAATATGCTGATGAAATAGTAAGAAGAAAAGAGGGCAAAGCAGGCAAAAAGAAGTAG
- the LOC140894799 gene encoding receptor-like protein kinase FERONIA, with protein sequence MYFKLPDTMIIFCLVIMPFFISNIHAHYHLLHANIAISCGNSGDATARDGRAWTGDSGFKSSMAPLLINGESTNSRAIHRFGLLDPVPYKTARISRNEFQYVIGVNPGQKFIRLHFYQDSWFRSSKASFAVKADHYTLLSNFSADALGVKHVIKEYCVNIKGDRGLTLTFTPATKMRKGDDFYAFINGIEVVSMPTGLYFTPDEESGAQVVGQKYRFYIDNATALELVQRLNAAGGPISSTEDSSMYCSWDDDTKFLLDSAAVRTWRIPVDMGFRYLIRLHFSKSQSRIGESGGVEFSIIINDQIAGDATHIFQLGVDAEVSVHKDYIVMMEGNKMVSDRNISVTLQKKSESMDHGQHHSILSGIEVFKLSNPDNNLAGMESFVELQSSISIPQQKKLVSLYSINSIVTMLTVTLVLLNIAVFHLKRVSDSDYGTSNTRSSYLEHRCRQFSIDEIRSSTNNFDLEFYIGKGGYGIVYKGGIDGGTETVAIKRRKLDSTQGDNEFWTEIRLLSKIRHQHLVSLIGYCKDDEERILVYQYMTQGTLADHLYKRKRHGKSNPIPWETRLNIAIGAASGLYYLHSRHRIIHRDVKSSNILLDDNWVAKISDFGLSKKGPATDSFSHISTEVKGTFGYLDPEYFSTHKLTKKSDVYAFGVVLFEVLSGRPAVNMKLEEEQRGLAEWVRYCIREGKVDQLVDQNLKERITPACLKFFVRIAGRCLHKQSQGRPTMADVVKGLELALTLQQNQDPVELLEEDENFGRIFSDQSERSTSMDEIRVAPPSGELDITVTSEDTSGSGSTHRDTDQKNAKRKAKDNSSNSNLPTRPWWDAFGFLSRILKREALPLPSKVMISEFSFQDIQKETENFSDNRLIGFGGSDNVYKLYMGSVEKVVAIRRSENSDSRLCMEHELQSRKEIQKKSSPNHDNVVSLIGYCQTESDMILVYDYSVNGTLHDHLHEPYRNPLPWKRRLEICIGISRGLSYLHSNVKQTMLHRYLKSTNIWLDKNWIPKVSEWGLSKKRGNKYGPNIVRSNLRYLDSDFIRGAQSTEKSYVYSFGLLLYEVLCADEESDRWLEEDQVSLAQWIKSRMADNLSSCIDPYLVAKASPDSLQIFIETAKRCLLDNGNARPSINEIVTRLKTALKQQEAIDGHRGGALRPRSSVKNYNFKM encoded by the coding sequence ATGTATTTTAAATTGCCAGATACTATGATAATTTTCTGCCTTGTGATCATGCCCTTCTTCATTAGTAACATTCATGCTCATTATCATCTCCTGCATGCTAATATTGCCATTTCTTGCGGTAATTCCGGTGATGCGACGGCTCGGGATGGACGTGCCTGGACGGGGGATTCTGGGTTCAAATCATCTATGGCGCCGCTGCTAATCAATGGCGAATCCACAAACTCGCGAGCCATCCACCGGTTTGGTTTGTTGGATCCAGTACCGTACAAGACGGCTCGAATCTCTCGTAACGAGTTTCAGTATGTTATCGGGGTCAACCCGGGCCAAAAGTTCATCCGTCTCCACTTTTACCAAGATTCTTGGTTCAGGAGTTCTAAAGCATCGTTCGCTGTGAAAGCCGACCACTATACACTTCTCAGCAACTTCAGCGCTGATGCTTTGGGAGTAAAGCATGTGATCAAAGAGTATTGTGTAAACATCAAAGGTGATCGAGGATTGACTTTAACATTCACTCCCGCCACGAAAATGAGGAAAGGGGATGACTTCTATGCCTTCATCAATGGCATTGAGGTTGTCTCCATGCCCACTGGCCTTTATTTCACCCCAGACGAGGAGTCAGGTGCTCAAGTTGTCGGCCAAAAATACAGATTCTACATAGATAACGCGACAGCTCTTGAGTTGGTTCAGCGGCTTAATGCTGCTGGAGGTCCCATTTCATCGACTGAAGATTCCTCCATGTATTGCAGTTGGGATGACGACACCAAATTCTTGTTGGACTCTGCTGCTGTTCGTACATGGAGAATCCCAGTGGACATGGGATTTAGGTACTTGATAAGGCTCCATTTTTCAAAATCCCAATCAAGGATAGGAGAGAGTGGTGGCGTAGAGTTCTCTATCATCATAAATGATCAGATTGCTGGGGATGCCACCCATATTTTTCAACTGGGCGTAGACGCTGAAGTTTCAGTGCATAAGGACTATATAGTGATGATGGAGGGAAATAAAATGGTGAGTGACCGAAATATTAGTGTCACTCTCCAGAAAAAGTCTGAATCAATGGATCACGGACAACACCACAGCATCTTGAGTGGGATAGAAGTATTCAAGTTGAGTAATCCAGACAACAATCTCGCTGGCATGGAATCGTTTGTGGAGTTACAGAGTTCAATATCGATACCGCAGCAAAAGAAACTGGTGTCACTTTACAGCATCAATTCTATTGTCACGATGCTTACTGTTACACTCGTCTTGTTAAACATTGCTGTTTTCCATCTCAAAAGAGTTTCAGACTCAGATTATGGGACAAGTAACACAAGATCATCATATTTGGAGCATCGGTGCCGTCAGTTCTCAATAGACGAAATCAGATCATCAACTAACAATTTCGATCTTGAATTCTATATTGGCAAAGGAGGATATGGCATAGTGTATAAAGGTGGCATTGATGGAGGAACTGAAACAGTTGCGATCAAGAGACGAAAATTAGACTCTACGCAAGGGGATAATGAGTTTTGGACAGAGATTAGATTGTTATCCAAGATCAGGCATCAACATCTGGTTTCTCTGATTGGTTACTGCAAGGATGATGAAGAGAGGATATTGGTTTACCAGTACATGACCCAAGGAACACTAGCTGATCATCTTTATAAGAGAAAGAGACATGGGAAGTCAAATCCAATCCCTTGGGAAACACGGCTCAATATTGCAATCGGTGCTGCTAGTGGATTATACTACCTTCACTCCCGACACAGGATAATACACAGAGATGTGAAGAGCTCTAACATTTTACTGGATGATAATTGGGTTGCCAAGATTTCAGATTTTGGATTATCCAAAAAAGGTCCAGCAACTGATTCATTCTCCCACATTAGTACAGAAGTCAAGGGCACATTTGGGTACTTAGATCCAGAGTATTTCTCAACACATAAATTGACCAAAAAATCTGATGTGTATGCTTTTGGAGTTGTGTTGTTCGAGGTGCTATCCGGTAGACCTGCTGTAAATATGAAACTTGAGGAGGAGCAGCGTGGCCTTGCGGAATGGGTTAGATATTGCATCAGAGAGGGAAAAGTGGATCAACTTGTAGACCAAAACCTGAAGGAGAGGATTACACCCGCTTGTTTAAAGTTCTTTGTAAGGATTGCTGGTAGATGCCTACATAAGCAATCACAGGGAAGGCCAACAATGGCTGATGTGGTGAAGGGACTTGAGCTAGCACTGACATTACAACAGAACCAAGATCCAGTGGAGCTGCTTGAGGAGGACGAGAATTTTGGAAGAATATTTAGTGATCAAAGCGAGAGGAGTACTTCTATGGATGAGATAAGAGTAGCTCCTCCAAGTGGAGAATTGGATATAACTGTTACAAGCGAAGATACTTCAGGCTCAGGTTCAACGCACAGAGACACGGATCAGAAGAATGCAAAACGAAAGGCAAAGGACAACAGTTCAAACAGTAATTTGCCAACAAGACCATGGTGGGATGCATTCGGGTTTTTATCAAGAATATTAAAGCGAGAAGCTTTACCACTTCCTTCGAAGGTAATGATCTCCGAGTTCTCTTTTCAAGATATTCAGAAGGAGACAGAAAATTTTAGTGATAATCGTTTAATCGGATTTGGAGGATCCGACAATGTATATAAACTATACATGGGAAGTGTTGAAAAAGTTGTAGCAATCAGACGTTCAGAAAATTCAGATTCTAGACTCTGCATGGAGCATGAATTGCAATCAAGGAAAGAGATTCAAAAGAAATCTTCACCCAATCACGATAATGTGGTCTCTCTGATAGGGTATTGTCAGACTGAATCAGATATGATTCTTGTATACGATTACTCAGTAAATGGAACACTCCACGATCATCTCCATGAACCTTACAGGAATCCACTTCCATGGAAACGAAGACTAGAAATATGCATTGGCATTTCTAGAGGGCTAAGCTACCTTCATTCCAACGTCAAGCAGACAATGCTTCATCGTTACTTGAAATCAACCAATATCTGGTTAGACAAAAACTGGATCCCCAAGGTCTCTGAATGGGGATTATCCAAAAAGAGAGGGAACAAATATGGACCAAATATTGTTAGGAGCAACTTGAGGTATTTGGATTCAGACTTCATACGTGGAGCACAATCAACAGAAAAGTCTTATGTCTACTCGTTCGGACTACTGTTGTATGAAGTGTTGTGTGCGGATGAAGAATCAGATCGGTGGTTGGAAGAGGATCAAGTTAGTCTAGCCCAGTGGATCAAGTCACGAATGGCAGACAACCTTTCTAGTTGTATTGACCCATATTTGGTTGCCAAAGCATCACCGGATAGTCTACAAATATTCATAGAGACAGCCAAAAGGTGTTTACTTGATAATGGAAACGCCCGGCCATCAATAAATGAAATAGTGACGAGACTTAAGACTGCACTGAAGCAGCAAGAAGCCATAGATGGTCACAGGGGTGGTGCGTTGAGGCCTCGATCGAGTGTGAAGAATTACAACTTCAAAATGTGA